A single region of the Garra rufa chromosome 20, GarRuf1.0, whole genome shotgun sequence genome encodes:
- the pfkfb4a gene encoding 6-phosphofructo-2-kinase/fructose-2,6-bisphosphatase 4a isoform X4, producing MRGANRSKNTQNLDKRVCMTNCPTLIVTVGLPARGKTYISKKLTRYLNWIDVPTKEFNVGQYRRECVKIYKSFEFFRPDNEEGLKIRKQCALAALNDVRQFLTDEGGQVAVFDATNTTRERRETILRFAEQNGFKVFFVESVCEDPDVIAENIVQVKLGSPDYTHCNTDEAVADFMKRIKCYENSYEPLDEELDRDLSFIKIIDVGRRYLVNRVQDHIQSRIVYYLMNIHITPRSIYLCRHGESDLNIKGRIGGDSGLSARGKDFANSLGQFIKSQNIRDLKVWTSQMKRTIQTAEAVGVPYEQWKALNEIDAGVCEELMYEEIQQRYPLEFALRDQDKYRYRYPKGESYEDLVQRLEPVIMELERQENVLVICHQAVMRCLLAYFLDKPAEELPYLKCPLHTVLKLTPVAYGCKVESICLNVDAVNTHRDRPTNVNVHRTTEDALQTVPPHL from the exons CCCCACACTTATAGTAACCGTTGGTCTACCAGCCAGAGGAAAGACCTACATCTCCAAGAAACTGACACGCTACCTCAACTGGATTGATGTTCCAACAAAAG AGTTTAACGTTGGCCAGTACAGACGTGAATGTGTGAAGATCTACAAATCCTTTGAGTTCTTTCGGCCAGACAATGAAGAGGGGTTAAAAATCAGGAA GCAGTGTGCTTTGGCAGCTCTCAATGACGTCCGGCAGTTCCTCACAGATGAAGGCGGCCAGGTGGCG GTTTTTGATGCCACAAACACAACTAGAGAAAGAAGAGAGACGATCCTCAGATTTGCAGAGCAGAATGGTTTCAAG GTTTTCTTTGTGGAATCTGTGTGTGAAGACCCGGACGTTATTGCCGAGAACATTGTG CAAGTGAAGTTGGGCAGTCCAGACTACACACACTGTAACACAGATGAAGCCGTCGCAGACTTTATGAAGAGGATCAAATGTTATGAGAACTCTTATGAGCCACTGGATGAGGAGCTGGACAG GGACCTTTCGTTCATTAAGATCATTGATGTGGGGCGGCGGTACCTGGTGAACCGGGTCCAGGACCACATACAGAGCCGAATAGTTTACTACCTCATGAATATCCACATTACGCCCCGCTCCATCTACTTGTGCCGACATGGAGAGAGTGATCTGAACATCAAGGGACGCATCGGTGGAGACTCAGGGCTCTCGGCAAGGGGAAAGGAT TTTGCAAATTCTTTGGGCCAGTTTATCAAGTCACAGAACATCCGTGATTTGAAGGTGTGGACGAGTCAGATGAAGAGGACCATACAAACGGCAGAAGCTGTGGGTGTGCCATATGAACAGTGGAAAGCTCTCAATGAGATTGATGCC GGCGTTTGTGAGGAACTCATGTATGAGGAGATCCAGCAGAGATATCCACTGGAGTTTGCATTACGCGACCAGGACAAATATCGTTATCGCTATCCCAAAGGAGAG TCTTATGAAGACTTAGTCCAGCGGCTGGAACCTGTGATCATGGAGTTAGAGCGGCAGGAAAACGTTCTGGTCATATGTCATCAAGCCGTCATGAGATGCCTGTTGGCCTACTTTCTGGATAAACCTGCAG AGGAACTGCCTTATCTGAAATGCCCTCTACACACAGTATTGAAGTTAACACCAGTGGCCTACG GTTGTAAGGTGGAGTCGATCTGTTTGAACGTGGATGCTGTGAATACACACAGAGACAGACCAACG AATGTCAATGTACACCGCACCACCGAAGACGCCCTACAGACCGTCCCGCCTCACCTCTGA
- the pfkfb4a gene encoding 6-phosphofructo-2-kinase/fructose-2,6-bisphosphatase 4a isoform X3, which produces MRGANRSKNTQNLDKRVCMTNCPTLIVTVGLPARGKTYISKKLTRYLNWIDVPTKEFNVGQYRRECVKIYKSFEFFRPDNEEGLKIRKQCALAALNDVRQFLTDEGGQVAVFDATNTTRERRETILRFAEQNGFKVFFVESVCEDPDVIAENIVQVKLGSPDYTHCNTDEAVADFMKRIKCYENSYEPLDEELDRDLSFIKIIDVGRRYLVNRVQDHIQSRIVYYLMNIHITPRSIYLCRHGESDLNIKGRIGGDSGLSARGKDFANSLGQFIKSQNIRDLKVWTSQMKRTIQTAEAVGVPYEQWKALNEIDAGVCEELMYEEIQQRYPLEFALRDQDKYRYRYPKGESYEDLVQRLEPVIMELERQENVLVICHQAVMRCLLAYFLDKPAEELPYLKCPLHTVLKLTPVAYGCKVESICLNVDAVNTHRDRPTNVDVSRLPEEALLTVPDHH; this is translated from the exons CCCCACACTTATAGTAACCGTTGGTCTACCAGCCAGAGGAAAGACCTACATCTCCAAGAAACTGACACGCTACCTCAACTGGATTGATGTTCCAACAAAAG AGTTTAACGTTGGCCAGTACAGACGTGAATGTGTGAAGATCTACAAATCCTTTGAGTTCTTTCGGCCAGACAATGAAGAGGGGTTAAAAATCAGGAA GCAGTGTGCTTTGGCAGCTCTCAATGACGTCCGGCAGTTCCTCACAGATGAAGGCGGCCAGGTGGCG GTTTTTGATGCCACAAACACAACTAGAGAAAGAAGAGAGACGATCCTCAGATTTGCAGAGCAGAATGGTTTCAAG GTTTTCTTTGTGGAATCTGTGTGTGAAGACCCGGACGTTATTGCCGAGAACATTGTG CAAGTGAAGTTGGGCAGTCCAGACTACACACACTGTAACACAGATGAAGCCGTCGCAGACTTTATGAAGAGGATCAAATGTTATGAGAACTCTTATGAGCCACTGGATGAGGAGCTGGACAG GGACCTTTCGTTCATTAAGATCATTGATGTGGGGCGGCGGTACCTGGTGAACCGGGTCCAGGACCACATACAGAGCCGAATAGTTTACTACCTCATGAATATCCACATTACGCCCCGCTCCATCTACTTGTGCCGACATGGAGAGAGTGATCTGAACATCAAGGGACGCATCGGTGGAGACTCAGGGCTCTCGGCAAGGGGAAAGGAT TTTGCAAATTCTTTGGGCCAGTTTATCAAGTCACAGAACATCCGTGATTTGAAGGTGTGGACGAGTCAGATGAAGAGGACCATACAAACGGCAGAAGCTGTGGGTGTGCCATATGAACAGTGGAAAGCTCTCAATGAGATTGATGCC GGCGTTTGTGAGGAACTCATGTATGAGGAGATCCAGCAGAGATATCCACTGGAGTTTGCATTACGCGACCAGGACAAATATCGTTATCGCTATCCCAAAGGAGAG TCTTATGAAGACTTAGTCCAGCGGCTGGAACCTGTGATCATGGAGTTAGAGCGGCAGGAAAACGTTCTGGTCATATGTCATCAAGCCGTCATGAGATGCCTGTTGGCCTACTTTCTGGATAAACCTGCAG AGGAACTGCCTTATCTGAAATGCCCTCTACACACAGTATTGAAGTTAACACCAGTGGCCTACG GTTGTAAGGTGGAGTCGATCTGTTTGAACGTGGATGCTGTGAATACACACAGAGACAGACCAACG AACGTAGATGTGTCACGGCTGCCGGAAGAGGCTTTGTTAACAGTGCCAGATCATCACTGA